A part of Arachis hypogaea cultivar Tifrunner chromosome 12, arahy.Tifrunner.gnm2.J5K5, whole genome shotgun sequence genomic DNA contains:
- the LOC112729133 gene encoding uncharacterized protein, translating into MPPAPSKMDPAPEASAVALLMMARTASYVPKELPLPSFSLGLTDSSQEETQTQEGVAQAEAQVVKSPETTILIEELDVLVEKIAKSGEKKTPDFPEGKTLPTEKQTVGQTFDKFETPVRRNLMSAEMKEKCYLWTTRIRTYANDSTDEYDSICTLNAQQPLVLSRVHFASLKDTSYIEVDIVTAMCLILNQQNIKRFEEEIYCLPPNIVNMAIGNHPNGEFLQPKSKKPFNVEDYPMFIPFLDRKKLASHPYIFALVCYSNHWWIWWLM; encoded by the exons ATGCcaccagctccatctaaaat GGATCCAGCCCCTGAAGCGAGTGCTGTTGCACTATTGATGATGGCCAGGACAGCGTCCTATGTACCTAAAGAATTACCATTGCCATCATTTAGCCTTGGCctgactgattcaagccaagaagaaacACAGACCCAAGAGGGGGTTGCGCAAGCAGAAGCTCAGGTGGTAAAAAGTCCAGAAACTACAATATTAATAGAAGAATTAGATGTGCTAGTGGAAAAGATTGCAAAGAGTGGAGAAAAGAAAACACCAGATTTTCCAGAAGGTAAAACTCTGCCAACTGAAAAGCAAACCGTGGGCCAGACTTTTGACAAATTTGAAACTCCTGTGAGGAGAAATTTAATGTCGGccgaaatgaaagaaaaatgctaCCTCTGGACGACACGTATCAGGACATACGCGAACGACAGTACTGATGAGTATGATTCAATTTGCACACTGAACGCCCAACAACCGTTGGTGCTGTCAAGAGTCCACTTTGCATCCTTAAAAGATACTTCATATATTGAAGTTGAC attgtgactgCCATGTGCCTGATCCTCAACCAACAGAATATTAAAAGATTCGAGGAAGAAATCTACTGCCTCCCACCTAATATTGTG AACATGGCCATTGGAAATCATCCAAATGGGGAGTTCTTACAGCCGAAATCTAAAAAGCCATTTAATGTAgaagactacccaatgtttatACCATTTTTGGACCGGAAAAAATTAGCAtcacatccatat ATTTTTGCACTTGTTTGCTATTCAAATCATTGGTGGATATGGTGGCTGatgtaa
- the LOC112726810 gene encoding COP9 signalosome complex subunit 1, protein MDADDETFAPITDEVGANGGDEQRSRRPIISGDHLDIEAYASLYSGRTKIMRLLFIADHSSDEKVGNPSMNLEALRMAYDEIKKGENTQLMREVAQKINGRLGPSYELDSAWCDAVDHRAEQKKEKLDNELNAYRTNLIKESIRMGYNDFGDFYYAHGQLGDAFKSYVRTRDYCTTSKHIVHMCMSVILVSIEMGQFTHVTSYVNKAEQAPDALDPITIAKLRCAAGLANLEAKKYKLAARKFLETNPELGSHYSEVIAPQDVATYGGLCALATFDRTELKSKVIDNLNFRNFLELVPEVRELINDFYSSHYASCLEYLGNLKANLLLDIHLHDHVETLYDQIRHKALIQYTLPFVSVDLSMMANAFKTTVAELQKELEALITDNQIQARIDSHNKILYARHADQRNATFQRVLETGREFDRDVRSMLLRSNLVKHDYNVRQLRKL, encoded by the exons ATGGACGCCGACGATGAAACCTTCGCTCCGATCACCGACGAAGTCGGCGCCAACGGCGGGGACGAGCAGCGAAGCCGGCGGCCGATTATCAGCGGTGACCATCTTGACATCGAGGCGTACGCGAGCCTCTACTCTGGCCGGACGAAGATCATGCGGCTACTCTTCATCGCTGACCACTCCTCCGACGAGAAGGTCGGTAATCCTTCGATGAATCTTGAGGCGCTGCGAATGGCGTACGACGAGATCAAGAAGGGAGAGAACACGCAGCTGATGAGGGAGGTGGCGCAGAAGATTAATGGGAGGTTAGGGCCCAGCTACGAGCTCGATTCGGCGTGGTGCGACGCGGTGGATCATAGGGCCGAGCAGAAGAAGGAGAAGCTCGATAACGAGCTCAATGCGTATAGG ACAAACTTGATCAAAGAAAGCATAAGAATGGGATACAATGATTTTGGAGACTTCTACTATGCTCATGGTCAATTGGGGGATGCGTTCAAAAGTTATGTCCGTACTCGGGATTATTGCACTACTTCGAAGCACATCGTTCATATGTGTATGAGTGTGATTCTAGTCAGCATTGAGATGGGTCAATTCACTCATGTTACAAGCTATGTTAACAAAGCAGAACAAGCACCGGATGCTCTTGACCCAATAACTATAGCGAAGCTTCGTTGCGCTGCAGGATTGGCAAACCTAGAAGCCAAAAAGTACAAGCTTGCTGCTCGAAAG TTTTTAGAAACAAATCCAGAATTAGGGAGTCACTATAGTGAAGTAATTGCACCTCAAGATGTTGCAACCTATGGAGGACTTTGTGCACTTGCAACATTTGATCGGACAGAGTTAAAG AGCAAAGTTATAGACAATCTCAACTTCCGGAATTTCTTGGAGTTAGTGCCCGAAGTAAGGGAACTTATAAATGATTTTTACTCAAG TCACTATGCCTCATGTTTGGAATACTTGGGGAACCTCAAAGCAAATCTTTTGCTTGACATTCATTTGCATGACCATGTCGAGACACTTTACGATCAAATTCGTCACAAGGCCCTGATCCAGTATACACTTCCATTTGTTTCTGTTGATTTGAGCATGATGGCTAACGCATTCAAGACAACAGTTGCTGAACTTCAGAAAGAACTTGAGGCGTTGATTACCGATAATCAAATACAG GCTCGAATCGATTCACACAACAAAATCTTGTATGCACGGCATGCAGATCAAAGGAATGCTACCTTTCAGAGAGTTCTTGAGACTGGAAGGGAGTTTGATCGTGATGTTCGGTCCATGTTGCTGAGATCAAATCTTGTTAAGCATGACTACAATGTTAGGCAATTAAGGAAACTTTGA
- the LOC112726809 gene encoding probable pectin methyltransferase QUA3: protein MGHANLPASKRVSSTRQWRILDLVSAAFFGLVFLFFVLVFTPLGDSLAASGRQTLLRSGSDPRQRHRLVAAIELGQQMSVEVCPADMVDHMPCEDPRLNSQLSREMNYYRERHCPPPEDTPLCLVPPPTGYRIPVQWPESLHKIWHDNMPHNKIAERKGHQGWMKLEGPHFIFPGGGTMFPDGAEQYIEKLGQYIPISGGTLRTALDMGCGVASFGGYLLSQNILTMSFAPRDSHKSQIQFAVERGVPALVAMLGTRRLPFPAFGFDLVHCSRCLIPFTAYNATYFIEVDRLLRPGGYVVISGPPVQWPKQDKEWSDLQAVARALCYELIAVDGNTVIWKKPTGDLCFPNQNEFGLELCDDSDDPSYAWYFKLKKCVTKPPLVKGEYAIGTIPKWPERLTAIPPRSTLLKNGADVYEADTKRWVRRVAYYKHSLNIKLGTPAIRNVMDMNALFGGFAAALKSDPVWVMNVVPARKPSTLDVVFDRGLIGVYHDWCEPFSTYPRTYDLIHVAGIESLTKDPASGKRRCNLVDLMVEIDRILRPEGTVVVRDIPEAIDKVARIARAVRWRPTIYDKEPESHGRDKILVATKTFWKL, encoded by the exons ATGGGTCACGCAAACCTCCCAGCTTCAAAGCGCGTGAGCTCCACGCGCCAATGGCGGATCCTTGACCTTGTCTCCGCGGCGTTCTTCGGCCTCGTATTCCTCTTCTTTGTGCTCGTCTTCACCCCTCTAGGTGACTCACTTGCCGCTTCCGGCCGGCAGACGCTGCTTCGGTCCGGCTCCGATCCGCGACAGCGCCACCGACTCGTGGCGGCGATTGAATTGGGGCAACAAATGAGCGTGGAGGTGTGCCCTGCCGACATGGTGGACCACATGCCATGTGAGGATCCCAGGCTCAACAGTCAGCTGAGCAGGGAAATGAATTACTATAGAGAGAGGCATTGCCCGCCGCCGGAGGACACTCCACTCTGCCTTGTTCCACCGCCTACCGGGTACCGGATTCCGGTGCAGTGGCCTGAGAGCTTGCATAAG ATATGGCATGACAACATGCCACACAACAAGATTGCTGAGAGGAAAGGTCATCAGGGATGGATGAAGCTCGAAGGACCGCATTTTATATTCCCTGGAGGTGGCACGATGTTTCCAGATGGGGCAGAGCAATATATTGAAAAACTTGGTCAATACATTCCAATAAGTGGTGGCACCTTGAGGACCGCTCTTGATATGGGTTGTGGG GTTGCCAGTTTTGGAGGATATTTACTATCTCAAAACATTTTAACCATGTCTTTTGCTCCAAGAGATTCCCATAAATCACAGATACAATTTGCGGTTGAAAGAGGAGTACCAGCTCTAGTTGCCATGCTTGGTACTCGCAGACTCCCATTTCCCGCATTTGGGTTTGACTTAGTTCACTGTTCTCGGTGTTTGATCCCTTTTACAGCCTACA ATGCAACTTACTTCATTGAAGTAGACAGATTGCTTCGCCCTGGTGGATATGTAGTCATCTCAGGTCCCCCGGTTCAGTGGCCTAAACAAGATAAAGAATGGTCTGATCTTCAGGCTGTGGCAAGAGCGTTATGCTATGAACTTATTGCTGTAGATGGCAACACTGTTATCTGGAAAAAGCCAACAGGGGATTTGTGTTTCCCGAACCAAAATGAATTTGGACTTGAGTTATGTGATGATTCAGATGACCCAAGTTATGCTTG GTACTTCAAATTAAAGAAATGTGTCACTAAGCCACCTTTGGTCAAAGGAGAATATGCTATTGGGACGATTCCCAAGTGGCCAGAGAGGTTAACGGCTATACCTCCTCGGTCGACACTCCTGAAGAATGGTGCTGATGTCTATGAGGCTGACACTAAACGGTGGGTGAGGAGGGTTGCTTACTATAAACATTCTCTGAACATTAAGTTGGGAACTCCAGCCATACGAAATGTGATGGACATGAATGCATTGTTTGGGGGTTTCGCGGCAGCACTAAAATCTGATCCTGTGTGGGTTATGAATGTAGTACCAGCCCGCAAGCCATCCACTCTCGACGTGGTCTTTGACAGAGGTCTTATAGGAGTCTATCATGATTG GTGCGAACCTTTCTCAACGTATCCTCGAACTTATGATCTGATCCATGTGGCTGGCATTGAGTCACTTACAAAAGATCCAGCTTCTGGCAAAAGAAG ATGTAACCTTGTCGATTTGATGGTGGAGATCGATCGAATATTGCGGCCAGAAGGAACCGTTGTGGTGAGGGATATCCCTGAAGCCATCGACAAAGTAGCTCGCATTGCTCGCGCAGTGAGGTGGAGGCCTACCATATACGATAAAGAACCCGAATCACATGGCAGAGATAAAATTCTAGTTGCAACCAAGACCTTCTGGAAGCTCTAA